One genomic segment of Zerene cesonia ecotype Mississippi chromosome 27, Zerene_cesonia_1.1, whole genome shotgun sequence includes these proteins:
- the LOC119837287 gene encoding zinc carboxypeptidase-like: protein MYKLFIWLVLSLSGVLAKNEDYIGHGLYEVKAFSEEQTQYLDALVERLNLDVWRNAIPGHETGLILVPRDIKSIFQTELFAAKIEYEVKSANIKEQLDLEDELMSAVASRRNRSSAAFPFDVIHRYDVINNYMRDIAYRNPRIVTMHSAGRSIQGRDINYLRISSDNFQSRTKPVIVLQSLLHAREWVSLPASLYAIESLIGRDASLVRNIDWIIMPIANPDGYEFTHTGSRLWRKNRRVNSLSSCLGVDLNRNFDSNWGTASSAFACSDTFHGTGPFSEPETQAIRNVLNQVRNRLELFIDIHSFGSMILYAYGNRQLPPNALILNMVGVRMAQSIDAVKWSQHPNYRVGNIVDIIRYTASGGASDWVQSFGNILSYTYELPAYRNRQDVNGFLVEPEFIRHAGFETWEGIKAGAAYVLERTRMKN from the exons atgtataaattatttatctggCTAGTTTTATCGCTATCTGGTGTTCTTGCGAAGAATGAGGATTATATTGG ACATGGTCTGTACGAAGTGAAGGCCTTCAGTGAAGAGCAGACGCAATATTTAGATGCCCTGGTGGAACGGCTAAATCTAGACGTGTGGCGGAATGCAATTCCAGGACACGAGACAGGTCTCATCTTGGTACCTAGAGATATAAAGTCTATATTCCAAACGGAATTATTCGCTGCCAAAATTGAATATGAAGTGAAATCGGCGAACATTAAAGA acaATTGGATTTAGAGGACGAGCTTATGTCAGCAGTAGCATCCAGAAGAAACAGATCTAGCGCCGCGTTTCCGTTTGATGTGATTCACCGATACGATGTT atCAACAATTACATGCGAGATATTGCTTACCGAAACCCACGAATTGTGACTATGCATTCAGCTGGAAGAAGCATTCAAGGGCGtgatatcaattatttaagaatatcaAGCGATAATTTCCAA tccAGAACGAAACCAGTGATTGTCCTTCAATCCCTTTTACATGCGAGGGAGTGGGTTTCGTTACCAGCTTCCCTCTATGCTATTGAAAGTCTCATCGGCAGAGATGCAAGCCTTGTGAGAAACATTGACTGGATTATCATGCCCATAGCTAATCCAGATGGCTATGAATTCACTCACACTGGC TCACGTCTATGGCGCAAGAATCGCAGAGTGAACTCGCTATCCAGCTGCCTCGGTGTAGATTTGAATAGAAACTTCGACAGCAACTGGGGAACCGCGTCCAGCGCCTTCGCCTGTTCCGACACGTTCCACGGCACCGGCCCATTTTCCGAACCCGAAACGCAAGCTATCAGAAACGTCCTGAATCAAGTCAGGAACAGGCTCGAACTTTTCATAGACATCCACAGTTTTGGCAGCATGATCCTCTACGCTTACGGAAATAGACAATTGCCTCCTAACGCTCTTATCTTAAACATGGTCGGAGTGCGAATGGCGCAGAGCATAGATGCTGTTAAGTGGAGCCAGCATCCTAATTATAGAGTGGGAAATATAGTGGATATTATAAGATACACAGCCTCAGGAGGCGCCAGCGATTGGGTGCAGAGTTTTGGAAACATTCTGTCCTACACGTATGAGCTGCCAGCATACAGAAACAGACAGGATGTCAATGGTTTTCTGGTTGAACCAGAATTTATAAGACACGCTGGGTTCGAAACTTGGGAGGGTATAAAGGCTGGTGCGGCATATGTTTTAGAAAGAACTAGAATGAAGaactaa
- the LOC119837288 gene encoding carboxypeptidase B-like produces MHIASCRRFSFLTDLQNVKRWKSYFVRPSTFHKLQALGNLIQELDLDYFSHASVHHEGIVIVDPTKQETFLENLEDLNIDYRIHANDVKSQLLEDEHKMMKTNATSRIDSLIPYHRYLATAEIEWYMDEIARTYPHIAKLEIPSNSFRGRQIRMLKISTTNFEDRRKPIIFIDGGFHGREWLSIPPVTYAIHKLVEDITEPDLLDKFDWILMPMVNPDGYHHSYTMNAAWHKNRSNDNTPLSPVCIGVDIDRNFDFFWNTVGTSNEPCSFVYPGNRTFSEVEARMLRNVFHQHLNRLKMYISIHTFGSMILYPWGHDGSLSNQALGLHAVGVAMADAMNKYATGMFPLGYSVGNEALTRGFRASGMATDYAHKIGVPLTFKIELHGFYGGFFMDPAYIDPVVRETWEGIVAGARRAATI; encoded by the exons ATGCATATTGCGAGCTGTCGGAGGTTTTCGTTTTTAACCGACCTTCAAAATGTGAAAAG ATGGAAGTCGTACTTCGTACGTCCGTCCACATTCCACAAATTACAAGCGCTAGGCAACCTAATCCAAGAATTGGATCTAGACTATTTCAGTCATGCATCTGTGCACCATGAAGGCATCGTTATAGTAGATCCCACGAAACAAGAGACCTTTTTGGAGAATCTCGAAGATTTGAACATTGACTATCGGATACACGCGAATGATGTTAAAAG TCAACTTTTAGAAGATGAacataaaatgatgaaaacgAATGCAACCTCGCGGATTGATAGTCTTATACCGTATCACAGATACCTCGCCACAGCTGAA ATCGAATGGTACATGGATGAAATAGCCCGCACCTATCCACACATAGCCAAACTGGAAATACCCTCAAATTCGTTTCGCGGTCGCCAAATCAGGATGCTCAAGATATCTACCACAAATTTCGAGGATAGAAGGAAACCCATCATATTCATAGATGGCGGTTTCCATGGTAGAGAGTGGTTATCCATACCACCTGTGACGTATGCCATTCATAAATTAGTGGAGGATATTACAGAACCTGACCTTTTGGACAAATTCGATTGGATTCTGATGCCCATGGTCAATCCAGATGGCTATCATCACTCGTATACCATG AACGCAGCCTGGCACAAGAACCGTTCAAACGACAACACACCACTCAGCCCGGTCTGCATCGGCGTTGACATCGACAGAAACTTTGATTTCTTCTGGAACACCGTCGGCACCAGCAATGAGCCCTGCTCCTTCGTGTACCCTGGCAACAGAACCTTCTCTGAAGTAGAAGCGCGAATGCTTCGGAATGTATTCCACCAGCACCTCAACAGACTCAAGATGTACATCTCCATCCATACCTTTGGTTCCATGATCCTGTACCCCTGGGGTCACGACGGTTCCTTATCGAACCAAGCGCTTGGTCTGCATGCGGTTGGAGTGGCCATGGCAGATGCAATGAACAAATATGCAACTGGTATGTTCCCCTTGGGGTATTCCGTTGGTAACGAAGCTCTTACCCGAGGCTTCAGAGCGTCAGGGATGGCGACAGATTACGCGCACAAGATCGGCGTTCCTCTAACCTTTAAAATCGAACTGCACGGTTTCTACGGAGGGTTTTTCATGGACCCTGCATATATTGACCCAGTTGTGCGAGAGACGTGGGAGGGCATAGTTGCTGGTGCTAGACGTGCTGCTACAATTTag
- the LOC119837289 gene encoding carboxypeptidase B-like, producing MLRCIVFCAFFAFALALYEKYDGHAVYRVAVATDRQAVFLHGLELRYNLDLWQRAAPGEESIVVVPREHRFLMEALFLLNGMKYRLEVRNVKPFLDLERVKLTKAAMLSRPLSGGRVSFDKILTYREVDQFLENLARSYPNTVTLETAGRSFERRPIKYVKISSSGFQDRQKPVIFVQSLLHAREWVTLPASLYAIQKLVIDVTEQDLVDKIDWIILPVANPDGYVASHRGERFWRKNRATGYSLFCRGVDLNRNFDFMWGNASSNFGCSEVFHGRRAFSEPEAQAIKTIFDQYKDRIQIYFDLHSFGSMILYGYGNGQLPNNALTLQVVGVNMATAIDAVKMSFNRNYVVGNSAHILYQASGTAADYAQSIGIPLSYTYELPGFRFGFQTALGFLVDPDFIEQAGYETWEGIKAGAELASNHFRNQKVDSYVPCSKNMVVEYNCTFPYRTQEDLYRTLGNMRKQQAACSANIIS from the exons atgttaaggtGTATAGTATTTTGTGCGTTCTTCGCTTTTGCATTGGCTTTGTACGAAAAGTATGATGG ACATGCTGTCTACCGCGTGGCAGTGGCCACGGATAGGCAGGCAGTGTTTCTGCATGGTTTAGAGCTGAGATACAACTTGGACCTATGGCAGCGAGCGGCGCCGGGTGAGGAGTCTATAGTCGTGGTGCCGCGAGAGCACCGCTTCTTGATGGAGGCACTGTTCTTACTGAATGGGATGAAGTATCGCCTTGAAGTACGAAATGTGAAGCC TTTCCTTGACCTTGAGCGTGTAAAGTTGACAAAAGCGGCGATGCTGAGTCGTCCTCTGAGCGGTGGAAGAGTGTCGTTTGACAAAATTCTCACTTACAGAGAG GTAGACCAGTTCCTAGAGAATTTGGCTAGATCGTACCCCAATACAGTAACACTGGAAACTGCCGGAAGGAGTTTCGAGCGTAGACCCATCAAGTACGTCAAGATTTCCAGCTCTGGATTCCAA GATAGACAAAAGCCGGTGATATTCGTACAGTCCCTCCTCCACGCCCGCGAGTGGGTGACCTTACCAGCCAGCTTGTACGCCATCCAGAAGTTGGTGATTGACGTCACAGAACAAGACCTAGTTGACAAGATTGATTGGATCATTCTGCCTGTCGCTAACCCAGATGGATATGTCGCTTCTCACAGAGGT GAGAGATTCTGGCGCAAGAACCGAGCCACTGGCTACTCTCTCTTCTGCAGAGGGGTTGATTTGAATCGTAACTTCGACTTCATGTGGGGTAATGCTTCTAGCAACTTCGGCTGCTCAGAAGTCTTCCACGGGCGTCGCGCTTTCTCCGAGCCCGAAGCTCAGGCTATCAAGACGATCTTTGACCAGTACAAGGACCGTATCCAGATTTATTTCGATTTGCACAGCTTTGGCAGTATGATTCTGTATGGATATGGTAATGGTCAGCTGCCAAACAACGCTCTAACACTTCAGGTAGTTGGAGTCAATATGGCTACAGCAATCGATGCTGTCAAGATGTCTTTCAATCGTAACTACGTGGTTGGAAATTCAGCCCATATTCTTTATCAAGCTTCTGGAACTGCTGCGGATTATGCCCAATCTATTGGCATACCTCTGTCTTACACTTACGAATTGCCTGGATTTAGATTTGGATTCCAGACAGCACTAGGTTTCTTAGTTGATCCAGATTTTATTGAACAGGCTGGCTATGAAAcgtgggaagggattaaggcTGGTGCTGA GCTGGCATCGAACCATTTTCGGAACCAGAAAGTAGATTCATACGTTCCTTGCTCGAAGAACATGGTCGTGGAATACAACTGTACATTTCCCTACAGAACACAGGAGGATTTGTATCGTACCCTTGGCAATATGAGAAAGCAGCAAGCGGCATGTTCCGCCAACATTATTTCCTAG